The Usitatibacter rugosus genome segment GCAGGGTGCGAAGGGTCATCGTGCTCATGTGGCTTGGGCCTCCTGGGGAGATTTTAGCACTCGGGAGATTTGAGTGCTAATTCGGTAAATCGTTCCCCGCTACCGCCCCTTGGCGAACTGCCGGAGCTCCCGGCCCACCGAGACCCAGGCGCCGATCCAGCCGAGCAGGGCGGCCCCCAGCCCAATGGCGATGAGCCCGGCCCAGTCTATGAAAACCACCTTGAATTCAGTGGTATAGGTGCTAGTAAGGGCTCGCAACTCGTACTGGAGCCAGGCCGAGACGGTCGCCGCCAGCGCCACCGCGGCCAGGCCGGCCAGGAGGCCCTGGAAGATCCCGTGGTAGAGGAACGGGCGGCGGACGTCCGCGGCGGTCGCCCCCACGAGCTGGCTCACCTCGATCTCCTCGCGCCGTGTCAGGACCTGGAGGCGGATCAGGTGGCCGACGATGAAGACCACGGCCAGGGCGAGGAACAGGCCCACGGCGGCGAGCGCCCGGTCGCCGAACCGGACCCAGCGGCCGAGCCGCTCGGACCATTCGAAGTCGGCGACGACCTGGTCGACCTTGGGGAGCTTCTGCCATTCGCCCCGCAAAGCTTCGATGCGCGCGGGCTCGGTGGTGCGCACGCGGACCGTGAAGGCATGGGGCAGGGG includes the following:
- the ftsX gene encoding permease-like cell division protein FtsX, with product MRTWLTLHGQAAAAALGRIAAQPFATLSAVLVIAIALALPMLAAVVLKGVSSAAAGLDTDPHVNVYLALDATEDEAKKLEPRLRSHADAASVRFVSREAALQELKSTTHLAELLASLERNPLPHAFTVRVRTTEPARIEALRGEWQKLPKVDQVVADFEWSERLGRWVRFGDRALAAVGLFLALAVVFIVGHLIRLQVLTRREEIEVSQLVGATAADVRRPFLYHGIFQGLLAGLAAVALAATVSAWLQYELRALTSTYTTEFKVVFIDWAGLIAIGLGAALLGWIGAWVSVGRELRQFAKGR